From the Paenibacillus sp. MMS20-IR301 genome, the window TTGAAACCAAAGAAGAAGCTGACGCCATCGTTAAGCAGCTGAAAGACGGCGCTGACTTTGCAGCGCTGGCTAAAGAGAAATCCGCAGATACCGGTTCGAAGGACAACGGCGGGGATCTTGACTTCTTCAAACGCGGCGATATGGTTGCTGAATTCTCCGATGCTGCCTTCAAATTGAAGATTGGTGAAACCAGCGGTGCGGTGAAGACCGATTACGGCTACCACATCATCAAGGTAACTGACCGCAAGGAAGCACATGAGTACACCCTTGAGGAAAAGAAAGAGGAAATCAAGAAAACTCTGACTTCCCAAAAGGTATCTGAAAAGTCCTCCACCTGGCTGGCTGATCTGACTAAAAATGCTACCATCACCAATACTTTGACTGATGATCCAGAAGCTTCCGCAACCCCGGCTGCAAGTGAAGAGCCTGCTGCCACAGCAACTGAAGCACCTTCCAAATAATACAGCTATACAAAGAGGACAGGCGGATTAACCGCCTGTCCTCTTTAATAGTTAAGAATACATATGTTTCGTGGTCAATGATTCTTTTTGCGGATCTGCTTATCCCGGTTCTCGCCCCATTCCTTGGCCTGTGCGGTAGCGATGGAAATCGCCCGCCCCTCCTCATACCCCTCCTCAAGCAGTGCATTAGCAATCTCTACCGCCTTATTCCTGATCGGTGCGGTGAAATTCTTCAGTGATTCAGGATAAACATCCTTATTCCATGGCATAGCAAAAACCTCCTTGACCGGACTATATACATACATAGCCTGATCAGGGAGGTTCTAAACCATCTGTTATTTGCTTGTTACATTATTTAATGAATTTCACGCGGTCTTCAATCGGCTGGAATTCCTTCTCGCCTGGAGCGGTTACGGTCTTGCCGAACGGCAGCTGGGCAATCAGCTTCCATTCTGCAGGAATGCCGAAGGTTGCCTTTACTTCATCATCAATCAGCGGGTTATAGTGCTGCAATGAAGCGCCCAGGCCCTCTTCTGCAAATGCCGTCCATACAACAAACTGCAGAATACCGGAGGACTGGTTGGACCAGATCGGGAAGTTCTCGGCATACAGGGCGAAGTTCTCCTGCAGATGCTTCACTACAGCCTGATCCTCGAAGAAGAGCACGGAGCCGTAGCCAGCCTTGAAGGAAGCCAATTTCTGTGCTGTGCCTTCAAATTGCTCTGTCGGAACGATTTTACGCAAAGTCTCTGCCGTAATATCCCACAGCTTATCATGCTGTTCTCCCAGCAGAACAACAGCTCTGGAGCTTTGGGAGTTGAAGGAAGTCGGGCTATGTAGAACTGCCTCCTCAACAATTTCTTTAATCCGGGCATCGGAGACCGGGGATTCTTTGCTGATCGCATATACGGAACGTCTGTCTTTTACTGCATCAAGGAAACTTTTAGACATAAAATAACTACCTC encodes:
- a CDS encoding DUF2188 domain-containing protein: MPWNKDVYPESLKNFTAPIRNKAVEIANALLEEGYEEGRAISIATAQAKEWGENRDKQIRKKNH
- a CDS encoding nitroreductase family protein translates to MSKSFLDAVKDRRSVYAISKESPVSDARIKEIVEEAVLHSPTSFNSQSSRAVVLLGEQHDKLWDITAETLRKIVPTEQFEGTAQKLASFKAGYGSVLFFEDQAVVKHLQENFALYAENFPIWSNQSSGILQFVVWTAFAEEGLGASLQHYNPLIDDEVKATFGIPAEWKLIAQLPFGKTVTAPGEKEFQPIEDRVKFIK